In a genomic window of Arachnia rubra:
- a CDS encoding CCA tRNA nucleotidyltransferase, with protein sequence MPDLTQAQRNAVSELLRVSPVIDDLAARFDKAGHRLYLVGGSVRDAMLGGIGHDLDFTTSASPGETHAILSDFTPSTWDIGRDFGTIGAMKREGDKEWQIEVTTFRADAYEPGSRKPVVAFGERIEEDLVRRDFTVNAMAVDVVAGEFVDPWGGLRDLADGVLRTPAPAEVSFSDDPLRMLRAARFASRLGFRVAPEVQDAMRDMAERITIVSAERVQGEFTGLLLTDSPREGLDLLVRTGVAEHFVPELPALRLERDEHMRHKDVYAHSLTVLEQAIDLEKARGHEPDIVSRLAALLHDVGKPATRRFEGSKVTFHHHDVVGAKLVSKRLKALKYSTAIVKSVAKLVELHLRFHGYGEATWSDSAVRRYVRDAGDELERLHILTRADCTTRNRNKATRLRRNYEELEWRIDELAAQEEIKAIRPDLDGSQIMEILGIAPGPQVGKAYKFLLDHRMEHGPATQEEAKAILLDWWSKQA encoded by the coding sequence GTGCCAGACCTGACCCAAGCCCAGCGCAACGCCGTCTCCGAGCTGCTCCGCGTCTCGCCGGTGATAGACGACCTCGCCGCCCGCTTCGACAAGGCCGGACACAGGCTCTACCTCGTCGGCGGGTCCGTCCGCGACGCGATGCTGGGAGGCATCGGCCACGACCTCGACTTCACCACCTCCGCGAGCCCCGGTGAGACGCACGCCATCCTCAGCGACTTCACCCCATCAACCTGGGACATAGGCCGCGACTTCGGGACGATCGGCGCAATGAAACGCGAGGGAGACAAGGAGTGGCAGATCGAGGTCACCACCTTCCGGGCCGACGCCTACGAGCCCGGATCCCGCAAGCCGGTCGTCGCCTTCGGGGAGCGCATCGAGGAGGACCTCGTGCGCCGCGACTTCACCGTCAACGCCATGGCGGTGGACGTCGTGGCGGGTGAGTTCGTGGACCCGTGGGGCGGGCTGCGTGACCTCGCCGACGGCGTCCTGCGCACCCCCGCCCCGGCGGAGGTCTCGTTCAGCGACGACCCGCTGCGCATGCTGCGGGCTGCACGGTTCGCGTCGCGGCTGGGTTTCCGGGTGGCCCCGGAGGTCCAGGACGCGATGAGGGACATGGCCGAGCGCATCACCATCGTCTCGGCGGAGCGCGTGCAGGGCGAGTTCACCGGGCTGCTGCTCACCGACTCCCCCCGCGAGGGCCTCGACCTCCTGGTGCGCACCGGCGTCGCCGAGCATTTCGTCCCGGAGCTGCCCGCGCTGCGCCTGGAACGCGACGAGCACATGCGTCACAAGGATGTCTACGCGCACTCGCTGACGGTGCTGGAGCAAGCCATCGACCTGGAGAAGGCCCGCGGCCACGAGCCGGACATCGTGAGCCGGCTGGCGGCGCTGCTGCATGACGTCGGCAAGCCCGCGACCCGGCGGTTCGAGGGGTCCAAGGTGACCTTCCACCACCACGACGTGGTGGGCGCGAAACTGGTCAGCAAACGCCTGAAGGCGCTGAAGTATTCGACGGCGATCGTGAAATCGGTGGCCAAGCTGGTGGAGTTGCACCTGCGGTTCCACGGCTATGGGGAGGCCACCTGGAGCGATTCGGCGGTGCGGCGCTACGTCCGTGACGCCGGCGACGAGCTGGAGCGCCTCCACATCCTCACCCGCGCCGACTGCACCACCCGCAACCGCAACAAGGCCACACGGCTGCGCCGCAACTACGAGGAACTGGAGTGGCGCATCGACGAGCTGGCGGCGCAGGAGGAGATCAAGGCCATCCGCCCGGACCTCGACGGGTCGCAGATCATGGAGATCCTCGGCATCGCGCCAGGCCCGCAGGTCGGGAAGGCGTACAAGTTCCTCCTGGACCACCGCATGGAGCACGGCCCGGCCACGCAGGAGGAGGCAAAGGCCATACTGCTCGACTGGTGGTCCAAGCAGGCCTGA
- a CDS encoding alpha/beta hydrolase: MAIGWAEIQQWDPANLNTTSQNLSTARSTLRTEAQDASGAKGRIQSTGAAVNAMSSSLGSLNSGLDKLVNDVSELMMATADAADGVWDVQTKVQECTSFVATYTYLSISAEGSVDYEVVVPDTPAPNGESRDPKSCQAENAARNLKKGELEALIKAAIDRAVEVDDAYRNRLTAVHNGTYQCSETSASESQGLPDLPQEGWSATEVSAWWNSLTEDEKNKIIAEHPEAIGNLDGISMDARGKANEIRLQTERTKAAEELAAAEAARDKWDMNSPEYAAAQQKVDNARLKVEDLEKIEELMHPYGDPMASDGLPESPYHLLYLDASGDGDVRAAISVGDVDTAENVTTLVPGISTTARKGLPGLVSNAEALRDAAGAENTAAVAWLGYDAPPGLGEISDDYKGHQWEYMNANRADEAAPALNSFHEGIHSWHQSQGTDPHLTTVDHSYGSLTAGTAALSTKTGVVDDMVLYGSPGGRATDVHEYNVPEGHVYASVNDDDVVAGKGTGWKNKALGKALGAGEEAAGLGEKPHNMSGVTHISSNEGGHSDYWKNKEFVEDVGQIVAGEDPSVDRADNKAEAASK, from the coding sequence ATGGCTATCGGATGGGCTGAGATCCAGCAATGGGATCCTGCGAATCTCAATACGACCTCGCAGAATCTGTCCACTGCGCGCAGTACGTTGAGGACTGAGGCGCAGGATGCTTCCGGCGCTAAGGGCAGGATTCAGTCGACGGGGGCCGCGGTGAATGCGATGTCGTCTTCGCTGGGGTCCTTGAACTCGGGTCTTGACAAGCTGGTCAATGATGTCTCCGAGTTGATGATGGCCACCGCGGACGCTGCAGACGGCGTGTGGGATGTGCAGACCAAAGTGCAGGAGTGCACCTCTTTTGTGGCGACGTACACATATCTCAGTATCAGTGCTGAAGGCAGTGTCGATTATGAAGTTGTTGTGCCAGATACCCCAGCTCCAAATGGAGAGAGCAGAGATCCGAAGTCGTGTCAGGCAGAGAATGCTGCGAGAAACCTAAAAAAGGGAGAACTGGAGGCTTTAATTAAAGCTGCTATTGACCGTGCTGTTGAGGTTGACGATGCTTATCGAAATCGTCTGACCGCTGTTCACAACGGCACCTATCAGTGCTCGGAGACCTCGGCGAGTGAGTCGCAGGGGCTGCCGGATCTGCCGCAGGAGGGCTGGTCGGCCACGGAGGTGAGTGCCTGGTGGAACTCTCTCACCGAGGATGAGAAGAATAAGATCATTGCTGAGCATCCAGAGGCTATCGGCAACCTGGATGGCATCTCCATGGACGCGCGCGGTAAGGCGAATGAGATACGTCTTCAAACGGAGAGGACCAAGGCGGCAGAAGAGCTCGCGGCCGCCGAAGCGGCACGCGATAAATGGGACATGAATAGTCCTGAATATGCTGCTGCCCAGCAGAAGGTGGACAATGCTCGGTTGAAGGTAGAGGATTTGGAGAAGATCGAGGAGCTGATGCATCCCTATGGGGATCCCATGGCCAGTGATGGTCTTCCGGAGTCTCCGTACCATCTGCTCTATTTGGATGCATCCGGTGACGGAGATGTCCGGGCCGCCATCTCTGTTGGTGATGTCGATACAGCAGAGAACGTCACAACTTTGGTCCCCGGGATTAGCACGACCGCAAGGAAGGGCTTGCCTGGGTTGGTGAGCAATGCGGAGGCGCTGCGTGACGCGGCCGGGGCTGAGAACACGGCTGCTGTGGCGTGGCTTGGCTATGATGCGCCTCCCGGGCTTGGAGAGATTAGCGATGATTACAAGGGTCATCAATGGGAGTATATGAACGCGAATAGAGCTGATGAGGCTGCTCCGGCGTTGAACAGCTTCCATGAGGGGATTCATAGCTGGCATCAGTCGCAGGGCACTGACCCGCATCTGACCACCGTCGACCATTCCTATGGTTCTCTCACCGCTGGTACGGCTGCGTTGAGCACCAAGACTGGTGTGGTCGATGACATGGTGCTCTACGGCTCGCCGGGTGGCCGGGCCACCGATGTGCATGAATACAACGTTCCAGAAGGACACGTCTACGCCTCCGTCAACGATGATGACGTTGTAGCGGGCAAGGGAACCGGGTGGAAGAACAAAGCCCTTGGGAAAGCCCTGGGTGCCGGGGAAGAGGCTGCTGGTTTGGGAGAGAAGCCACACAATATGTCTGGCGTCACGCATATCTCCTCCAACGAGGGTGGGCATTCCGACTACTGGAAGAACAAGGAGTTCGTCGAGGATGTCGGTCAGATAGTGGCCGGCGAGGACCCATCCGTCGACCGCGCTGACAACAAAGCGGAGGCCGCATCCAAGTAG
- a CDS encoding class I SAM-dependent methyltransferase gives MSSAESQQAGGKGDRSGPEAGRMQGHWLFAKLGKRILRPGGRLLTARLLEQAKPASSDDIVELGPGVGATAEVLLRSNPHTYRGVDPNPEGRDAVKDILRRHPDAEYVVADAQDTGLPDASADLVVGEAMLTIQSQEAKHAIVAEAARLLRPGGRYAMHEMAWLPDFTDEERETARKELSRIIKVGARPLTLEGWTELLAAHGLAAEWHDRAPLHLLEPRRLISDEGLWGALRFWRNARRLPGARDRLKAMRQGFQLQGRLMGGIVILARKTAEPADG, from the coding sequence ATGAGCAGCGCGGAATCACAGCAGGCTGGGGGTAAGGGGGACAGGTCAGGTCCGGAGGCCGGGCGGATGCAGGGCCACTGGCTCTTCGCGAAGCTCGGCAAACGCATTCTGAGGCCCGGCGGGCGGCTGCTCACCGCGAGGCTGCTCGAACAGGCGAAGCCCGCCAGTAGCGACGACATCGTTGAACTCGGTCCCGGAGTCGGCGCCACCGCCGAGGTGCTGCTGCGCAGCAACCCGCACACCTATCGGGGCGTCGACCCCAACCCGGAGGGCCGCGACGCCGTCAAGGACATCCTGCGACGCCATCCGGATGCCGAATACGTGGTGGCCGACGCGCAGGACACCGGTCTGCCCGACGCCAGCGCCGACCTGGTGGTCGGCGAGGCCATGCTCACCATCCAGTCACAGGAGGCCAAGCATGCCATCGTCGCGGAGGCCGCCCGGCTGCTGCGTCCCGGCGGCCGCTACGCCATGCACGAGATGGCCTGGCTCCCTGACTTCACCGACGAGGAACGCGAGACCGCCCGCAAGGAACTCTCCCGCATCATCAAGGTCGGTGCCCGGCCCCTGACCCTGGAGGGCTGGACCGAGCTGCTGGCCGCCCACGGCCTGGCCGCCGAGTGGCACGACCGCGCGCCCCTGCACCTCCTCGAACCCAGGCGTCTCATCTCCGACGAGGGCCTGTGGGGTGCACTGCGGTTCTGGCGCAACGCCCGCCGGCTACCTGGTGCCCGCGACCGGCTCAAGGCCATGCGCCAGGGCTTCCAGCTCCAGGGACGCCTGATGGGTGGCATCGTCATCCTCGCCCGTAAGACGGCGGAGCCAGCCGATGGCTGA
- a CDS encoding ABC transporter ATP-binding protein → MADDLVLDGVTLVRGDNVLIKDLDLVVAPGQTLAVTGASGVGKTTLLKAISGLSRCDGGSVSRPQGRLAQVFQEPRLLPWYSAHRNVALVVGGDYPDLIAQQWLARVGLQQSTHLYPRQLSGGMRQRVAIARALATGPALLLVDEPFSALDKPLAMALRADLIQLLAEEEVVAVWVTHDPEEADEVSHLHLHLDGPPGTWQLTTDTASTTDKEES, encoded by the coding sequence ATGGCTGATGACCTAGTCCTCGACGGCGTCACTCTGGTCCGCGGCGACAACGTCCTCATCAAAGACCTGGACCTGGTCGTCGCGCCTGGGCAGACCCTCGCCGTCACCGGGGCGTCGGGGGTGGGCAAGACCACCCTCCTGAAGGCCATCTCGGGGCTCAGCCGCTGCGACGGCGGGTCAGTCTCGCGTCCCCAGGGACGGCTGGCGCAGGTGTTCCAGGAGCCCCGGCTGCTGCCCTGGTACAGCGCCCACCGGAATGTCGCCCTGGTGGTCGGCGGCGACTACCCGGACCTCATCGCCCAGCAGTGGCTGGCCCGGGTCGGTCTCCAGCAGTCCACGCACCTCTACCCGCGGCAGCTGTCCGGCGGCATGCGGCAGCGGGTCGCGATAGCCCGGGCCCTGGCCACCGGCCCCGCCCTGCTGCTCGTCGACGAGCCTTTCTCCGCCCTCGACAAACCCCTAGCCATGGCGCTGCGCGCCGACTTGATCCAGCTGCTCGCCGAGGAGGAGGTCGTCGCCGTGTGGGTCACCCACGACCCTGAGGAGGCCGACGAGGTCTCCCACCTTCATCTTCACCTCGACGGCCCGCCCGGCACCTGGCAGCTCACCACCGACACCGCCTCCACCACCGACAAGGAAGAATCATGA
- a CDS encoding ABC transporter substrate-binding protein, which yields MKRRSLFTLAGLGLLGTAGLAGCSQQSNSSPSQTGSPSKLETLRVHVPTTLAFMAPMASFGTLGKLDGLVGKTDVQNWTDVEVMKSLIVNGETDLVATPSYASANLFNKGLPIRLAAITVWGMLYVLGPEGSSAQGVEGLKGKKVAVPMPNNMPDLVFRYLMTQSGISLDGGAEGIEVAKYEQASEIVQPLLSGQIEYAVLPEHVATVVQGKAKEAGKTLDRTLNLQELWGSVTGRQARFPMAGVVMPSKLADSDKALVGGVFNELDAAVAQVNALDEKALAAITQKTEVPEAVVKSVVPRLQLEVVPAQRAKDDLVDFYTRLTTLSPDIVGGKMPADDFYLADPR from the coding sequence ATGAAGCGTCGCTCCCTGTTCACCCTCGCAGGCCTCGGCCTGCTCGGCACCGCAGGCCTGGCCGGGTGCTCCCAGCAGTCGAACTCCAGCCCCAGTCAGACGGGGTCGCCGTCGAAGCTGGAGACGTTACGCGTCCACGTCCCCACCACCCTGGCGTTCATGGCGCCCATGGCCTCCTTCGGGACCCTCGGCAAACTCGACGGCCTCGTCGGGAAGACCGACGTGCAGAACTGGACCGACGTCGAGGTCATGAAGTCGCTGATCGTCAACGGTGAGACCGACCTGGTCGCCACCCCGTCCTACGCCTCGGCGAACCTGTTCAACAAGGGGCTGCCGATCCGGCTCGCCGCCATCACCGTCTGGGGCATGCTCTACGTCCTCGGCCCGGAGGGGTCGTCGGCGCAGGGTGTCGAGGGGCTGAAGGGCAAGAAGGTCGCGGTGCCGATGCCCAACAACATGCCCGACCTGGTGTTCCGCTATCTGATGACCCAAAGCGGCATCTCCCTCGACGGCGGGGCTGAGGGTATCGAGGTGGCGAAGTATGAGCAGGCCTCCGAGATCGTCCAGCCGCTGCTCTCCGGGCAGATCGAGTACGCCGTGCTGCCTGAGCATGTCGCCACCGTCGTCCAGGGCAAGGCCAAGGAGGCCGGCAAGACCCTCGACCGCACCCTCAACCTGCAGGAGCTGTGGGGCAGCGTCACCGGCCGTCAGGCGCGGTTCCCGATGGCCGGTGTGGTGATGCCCTCGAAACTGGCCGACTCGGACAAGGCGCTCGTCGGCGGTGTCTTCAACGAGCTGGATGCCGCGGTCGCGCAGGTCAACGCCCTCGACGAGAAGGCCCTCGCCGCGATCACGCAGAAGACGGAGGTGCCGGAGGCCGTCGTCAAGAGCGTGGTCCCCAGGCTTCAGCTGGAAGTCGTTCCGGCGCAGCGGGCAAAGGACGACCTGGTGGACTTCTACACACGCCTGACCACGCTCAGCCCCGACATCGTCGGCGGCAAGATGCCGGCCGACGACTTCTACCTGGCTGACCCCAGGTGA
- a CDS encoding ABC transporter permease, translating to MTSTDKDSPRWRAVLLWWVGLAAMVVVWDLASASYPVYAFPGPRATWEALLGLIRDEELAGSVLLTLQRALTGLGIACLIGLPWGWAAGTWKPVAELTESWAQLLMAIPPIVVVVVGVLWLGPTAGVVLLVVALVTLPLLVTTLRDAVANVDPDLLEMARLFQFGLWGTVRRVIVPAVVPPVLSAVTIALGQSIRLTVMAELLSTATGMGAEVQQARTNLETADVFALSAVMAALTLALELLLLKPLRRRLERYR from the coding sequence GTGACCTCAACCGACAAGGACTCGCCGCGGTGGCGGGCCGTCCTGCTGTGGTGGGTGGGGCTCGCCGCCATGGTGGTGGTCTGGGACCTCGCGTCGGCGAGCTACCCCGTCTACGCCTTCCCGGGGCCCCGCGCGACCTGGGAGGCGCTGCTGGGGCTGATCCGCGACGAGGAGCTCGCAGGCTCGGTGCTGCTCACCCTGCAGCGGGCGCTGACTGGCCTGGGGATCGCCTGCCTGATCGGCCTGCCCTGGGGGTGGGCTGCGGGCACCTGGAAGCCCGTCGCGGAGCTGACCGAGTCCTGGGCGCAGCTGCTGATGGCGATCCCGCCCATCGTGGTCGTGGTGGTTGGGGTGTTGTGGCTGGGACCGACCGCCGGAGTGGTGCTACTGGTGGTCGCCCTGGTGACGCTGCCTCTGCTGGTCACGACGCTGCGGGATGCCGTCGCCAACGTCGACCCGGACCTGCTGGAGATGGCGCGGCTGTTCCAGTTCGGCCTGTGGGGCACCGTCCGCCGGGTCATCGTCCCCGCGGTGGTGCCGCCGGTGCTGTCGGCGGTCACCATCGCGCTGGGGCAGTCGATCCGGCTGACGGTGATGGCGGAGCTGCTCAGCACCGCCACCGGTATGGGCGCGGAGGTGCAGCAGGCCCGCACCAACCTGGAGACCGCCGACGTGTTCGCCCTGTCCGCGGTGATGGCCGCCCTCACCCTGGCCCTGGAGCTGCTCCTGCTCAAACCCCTGCGCCGTAGGCTGGAGCGGTACCGCTGA
- a CDS encoding MFS transporter, whose product MTPQVQAETVPPLTARQWGTIAVLTGAVMLLAIDGTVLSLAVPRLTADLAPSATELLWIGDVYSFVLAGLLVTMGNVADRIGRRRLLLIGSTGFGLASLLAAFAPTAGVLIAARVFLGLFGATIMPSTLSILRDVFRHPLQRTRAIAVWSAGATGGAAVGPLVGGFLLEHFWWGSVFLINLPVMAIVIVAGLLVLPESRGNADARIDAVSALLSIVAIVPIVYAVKHLAAQGFDVTVVLTALVGATAGWVFVRRQRRLATPLIDISLFRIPAFTGAVLANGIAIFALAGLLFFFSQYLQLVRGLSPLIAGLVELPATIMSVLVALVAVAIVKRLGAGRSIATGLTLGGGGLALVGFAAGQEGIHWILIGVSVAGLGIGLAMTLSTDAIVSAAPVERAGAASAISETAYELGVAMGIALLGSLQTVFYRWLLQTPSGLDDAIAAQVRESLPIGLKALDETVAIQAEAAHLAREAFTSGVQTTAVVAAVLLIVAALTAWKLIPSQRPQEAPSKTT is encoded by the coding sequence ATGACTCCACAAGTCCAGGCCGAGACCGTCCCCCCGCTGACAGCACGGCAGTGGGGCACCATCGCAGTTCTCACAGGTGCGGTCATGCTGCTGGCGATCGACGGCACGGTGCTGTCGCTGGCCGTGCCCCGGCTGACTGCCGACCTGGCACCTTCGGCCACAGAGCTGCTGTGGATCGGCGACGTCTATTCCTTCGTGCTGGCAGGACTGCTGGTCACCATGGGAAACGTCGCTGACCGCATCGGACGGCGTCGCCTCCTGCTGATCGGATCAACCGGCTTCGGGCTGGCCTCGCTGCTCGCGGCCTTCGCGCCCACAGCGGGGGTCTTGATCGCCGCCCGCGTCTTCCTCGGGCTGTTCGGCGCAACCATCATGCCCTCGACGCTGTCGATCCTGCGCGACGTCTTCCGGCATCCGCTGCAGCGCACCCGCGCCATCGCGGTCTGGTCGGCTGGCGCCACCGGCGGCGCGGCGGTGGGTCCGCTCGTCGGAGGGTTCCTGCTGGAGCACTTCTGGTGGGGGTCGGTGTTCCTGATCAACCTGCCGGTGATGGCCATCGTCATCGTCGCGGGACTTCTGGTCCTGCCGGAGTCGCGGGGTAACGCCGACGCCCGGATAGACGCCGTCTCGGCGCTGCTGTCGATCGTGGCGATCGTGCCCATCGTCTACGCGGTGAAGCATCTGGCCGCCCAGGGGTTCGACGTGACGGTGGTCCTCACGGCGCTGGTGGGCGCGACGGCCGGATGGGTTTTCGTGCGCCGCCAACGGCGGCTGGCCACGCCGCTGATCGACATCAGCCTGTTCCGCATCCCCGCGTTCACGGGGGCCGTGCTGGCCAATGGCATCGCGATCTTCGCCCTGGCGGGACTGCTGTTCTTCTTCTCGCAGTACCTGCAGCTGGTGCGCGGCCTCAGCCCGCTCATCGCCGGGCTGGTCGAGCTGCCGGCCACGATCATGTCGGTACTCGTCGCCCTGGTCGCAGTGGCGATCGTGAAACGCCTGGGCGCGGGCCGCTCCATCGCCACCGGCCTGACGCTGGGAGGTGGCGGCCTGGCGCTGGTGGGTTTCGCCGCCGGGCAAGAGGGTATCCACTGGATACTCATCGGGGTGAGCGTCGCTGGGCTGGGCATCGGCCTGGCGATGACGCTGTCCACCGACGCCATCGTGTCGGCGGCCCCGGTGGAACGGGCGGGAGCGGCCTCGGCCATCTCAGAGACCGCCTACGAGCTGGGCGTGGCGATGGGAATCGCGCTACTCGGGTCGCTGCAGACGGTCTTCTACCGCTGGCTGCTGCAGACGCCCAGCGGCTTGGACGACGCTATCGCCGCGCAGGTGCGTGAGTCGCTGCCCATCGGCCTCAAGGCACTCGACGAGACCGTAGCGATCCAAGCCGAGGCAGCGCACCTGGCCCGTGAGGCCTTCACCTCAGGCGTGCAGACGACCGCCGTGGTCGCGGCCGTGCTCCTGATTGTCGCGGCGCTGACAGCCTGGAAGCTGATCCCAAGCCAGCGTCCCCAGGAGGCCCCATCGAAGACCACCTGA
- a CDS encoding TetR/AcrR family transcriptional regulator, translating to MATSGKTRSTDRTRRAILDAASDLMGKHGTSVSLARIAEAAGMSKGGLLHHFPSRNDLIRALGEDCARQLRSEVEGFLDLSENRPGKMLRAYVRALCGGSGEAMVYFADSSTWYPMIDIPEVKQAIADNVRWWDEQFAADGLPDDRIRLVRRAAEGCAAAYVWGEETEEGVAQLRGLLLGLTEESAPLT from the coding sequence ATGGCCACCAGCGGAAAAACCCGGAGCACAGACCGGACACGGCGGGCGATCCTCGACGCCGCCAGCGACCTCATGGGCAAGCACGGTACGTCAGTCTCCCTGGCCAGGATCGCCGAGGCCGCGGGAATGTCTAAGGGAGGTCTGCTGCATCACTTCCCGTCTCGCAATGACTTGATCCGGGCTCTCGGTGAGGACTGTGCGCGGCAGCTGCGTTCGGAGGTCGAGGGTTTCCTCGACCTGTCTGAGAACCGTCCCGGCAAGATGCTGCGCGCATACGTCCGTGCTCTGTGCGGGGGGTCGGGGGAGGCCATGGTCTACTTCGCGGATTCCTCCACCTGGTATCCCATGATCGACATTCCCGAGGTGAAACAGGCCATAGCCGACAATGTCCGGTGGTGGGACGAGCAGTTCGCCGCCGACGGTCTGCCTGACGACCGGATCCGCCTGGTGCGGCGAGCCGCTGAGGGATGCGCCGCGGCCTACGTCTGGGGAGAGGAGACCGAGGAGGGGGTGGCGCAGCTGCGTGGGCTCCTGCTGGGCCTGACTGAGGAGTCGGCACCGCTCACCTGA
- a CDS encoding IS1634 family transposase, with amino-acid sequence MRTVKTASGATAVQVVWSSSRGSRSMDHIGSAHTPEDVEVLKAVARQRMIAAGQDELDFGDGQPRRRALPIRRSRAEHLWNALSVGFERLGFDTASGGDEVFKQLVLGRLIEPASKLETLRVLEEIGVRPCGYATVKRRLAVYAEPAWRQQIASACAAHVGLGPATLVLYDVSTLYFETDVGDGFREPGYSKERRLEPQITIGLLTDARGFPLMVEAFEGNRAETTTIIPSLQAFQAAHALPEVTVVADAGMLSDGNLRALSGAGLRFIVGQKIPEVPYIVREWLKTHSGQQPPDGLTLTQPWSRGPAGAAVTETIYYQYRADRARRTLRGISEQVSKAERVVAGKIPVKRNRFITLTGAQKSVNRDLEAKAKALAGWKGYITNLADPRPEYVIGAYHQLWQIEKSFRMSKSDLKARPIYHHLKDSIEAHLTIVFAALAVARWLEATTKVSLKTLVKTLRRYRTIDIQAGDAIVTAEDPIPDNIQAWLDAIHNTRERH; translated from the coding sequence GTGAGGACGGTGAAGACCGCGTCGGGGGCGACGGCGGTTCAGGTGGTGTGGTCGTCGTCTCGTGGATCGCGGTCGATGGATCACATCGGGTCGGCACACACACCGGAGGATGTTGAGGTGTTGAAAGCGGTGGCGCGGCAACGCATGATCGCCGCTGGTCAGGACGAACTCGATTTCGGGGACGGGCAGCCACGACGGCGGGCGCTACCGATCCGGCGGTCGCGGGCGGAGCACTTGTGGAATGCCTTGTCGGTCGGGTTTGAACGGCTCGGGTTCGATACCGCCAGTGGTGGTGACGAGGTTTTCAAGCAGTTGGTGCTGGGCCGGTTGATCGAGCCGGCCAGCAAGTTGGAGACCTTGCGGGTGCTCGAAGAGATCGGGGTTCGGCCTTGCGGCTACGCGACGGTGAAGCGTCGGCTCGCCGTGTATGCCGAGCCGGCGTGGCGGCAGCAGATAGCGTCCGCGTGCGCAGCGCATGTGGGGTTGGGGCCTGCCACCTTGGTGTTGTACGACGTGAGCACGCTCTACTTTGAGACTGATGTTGGGGACGGGTTCCGGGAACCCGGATACAGCAAGGAACGCCGCTTGGAACCCCAGATCACCATCGGGTTGTTGACCGACGCGCGGGGGTTCCCGTTGATGGTGGAGGCGTTCGAGGGTAACCGTGCGGAGACGACCACGATCATCCCGTCGCTCCAGGCGTTCCAGGCCGCTCACGCCCTGCCGGAGGTGACGGTGGTGGCTGATGCGGGCATGTTGTCTGACGGGAACCTGCGGGCGTTGTCCGGGGCGGGGTTGCGGTTCATCGTGGGTCAGAAGATTCCCGAGGTCCCCTACATCGTGCGGGAGTGGCTGAAGACCCATTCCGGTCAGCAGCCCCCTGACGGGCTGACCCTGACTCAACCCTGGTCGAGGGGCCCGGCCGGGGCAGCAGTGACAGAGACGATCTACTACCAGTACCGGGCCGACCGAGCACGCCGGACGTTGCGCGGTATCAGCGAGCAGGTCAGCAAGGCCGAACGCGTGGTCGCGGGGAAGATCCCGGTGAAACGGAACCGGTTCATCACTCTCACCGGCGCACAGAAATCGGTGAACCGGGACTTGGAGGCCAAAGCCAAAGCGCTGGCTGGCTGGAAGGGATACATCACGAACCTGGCTGACCCGAGGCCGGAGTACGTGATCGGCGCCTACCACCAGTTGTGGCAGATCGAGAAGTCGTTCCGGATGAGCAAATCCGATCTGAAAGCCCGCCCGATCTACCACCACCTGAAAGACTCGATCGAGGCCCACCTCACCATCGTGTTCGCCGCCCTCGCCGTCGCTCGCTGGTTGGAGGCCACCACCAAAGTCAGCTTGAAGACCCTGGTCAAGACACTACGCCGCTACCGAACCATCGACATCCAAGCCGGCGACGCCATCGTCACCGCTGAAGACCCCATCCCCGACAACATCCAAGCCTGGCTCGACGCCATCCACAACACCCGGGAACGACACTAA
- a CDS encoding class I SAM-dependent methyltransferase, with the protein MENGRVRDYWNHNTAYHPWLQRIAAERPRRSILDVGCGDGLLLQRLAPYAGHLTGIEPDVAALCRAQARLASIPNVTLNASSFAAFDPGTKHYDLITFVASLHHMDLADSLTKARDLLAPDGDLLVVGLAEERTPWDWAFAALALPWARLGSALHHETDPGVLTTPPTTCLTEIRTTARNLLPGVRIRRGLYYRYLLRWARRACR; encoded by the coding sequence GTGGAGAATGGACGCGTGCGCGACTACTGGAACCACAACACCGCCTATCATCCGTGGCTGCAGCGCATCGCCGCCGAGCGGCCCCGCCGGAGCATCCTGGACGTCGGGTGCGGCGACGGGCTGCTGTTGCAGCGACTCGCGCCGTACGCCGGTCACCTCACCGGCATCGAGCCAGACGTCGCGGCGCTCTGCCGCGCACAGGCCCGTCTGGCCAGCATCCCCAACGTCACGCTCAACGCCTCCAGCTTCGCGGCCTTTGATCCGGGAACGAAGCACTACGACCTGATCACCTTCGTCGCGTCGCTGCACCACATGGACCTGGCTGACTCCCTGACCAAGGCGCGCGACCTCCTGGCACCGGACGGCGACCTCCTGGTCGTCGGGCTGGCGGAGGAACGCACCCCCTGGGACTGGGCCTTTGCCGCGCTGGCACTTCCCTGGGCCAGGCTCGGCTCAGCGCTCCATCACGAAACCGACCCTGGGGTCCTGACGACGCCACCGACCACCTGCCTGACTGAGATCCGCACCACCGCGCGCAACCTGCTGCCAGGCGTCCGGATCCGCCGTGGCCTCTACTACCGCTACCTACTCCGCTGGGCCAGAAGAGCCTGCCGGTAG